In one window of Ruminococcus albus AD2013 DNA:
- the rsmG gene encoding 16S rRNA (guanine(527)-N(7))-methyltransferase RsmG, which produces MVISAYKDIFEDNGIALTEEQSARLEKYADMLVEYNKMVNLTAITDDEGIAVKHFFDSIFPFTLFDLPDGAKLIDVGTGAGFPSCPLKVCRDDIRLTLLDSLNKRVNFLQSLSDTIALNAECVHGRAEEFGKKAEYREQFDIATARAVANLTDLCEYCLPFVKVGGLFVSLKGSSGSEELEKAKPAIKLLGGKTEKVVEYTLPGGDGRTLILIRKLEPTPAKFPRNAGQMKKKPLV; this is translated from the coding sequence ATGGTAATTTCTGCATATAAGGATATATTTGAAGATAACGGCATCGCGCTGACAGAAGAACAGTCTGCAAGACTTGAAAAGTACGCGGATATGCTGGTGGAGTACAACAAGATGGTGAATCTTACTGCTATTACCGATGATGAGGGCATAGCGGTAAAGCACTTTTTTGACAGCATATTCCCATTTACGCTTTTTGACCTGCCCGATGGCGCAAAGCTGATAGATGTGGGCACAGGCGCGGGTTTTCCGTCATGTCCGCTTAAAGTCTGTCGTGATGATATCAGGCTGACACTGCTTGACAGCCTTAATAAGAGGGTGAATTTTTTGCAGTCTCTCTCAGATACGATAGCATTGAACGCGGAGTGTGTTCACGGCAGGGCTGAGGAGTTCGGCAAAAAAGCTGAGTACAGAGAGCAATTCGATATCGCAACTGCAAGGGCGGTGGCTAATTTGACCGACCTGTGCGAGTACTGTCTGCCTTTTGTAAAGGTCGGGGGACTGTTCGTATCTCTCAAAGGAAGCAGCGGCAGTGAAGAACTGGAAAAGGCGAAGCCTGCAATAAAGCTTCTGGGTGGCAAGACCGAGAAAGTGGTGGAATACACCCTCCCCGGCGGTGACGGCAGAACTCTTATCCTTATAAGGAAACTGGAACCTACCCCGGCAAAATTCCCAAGAAATGCGGGACAGATGAAAAAGAAGCCATTGGTTTGA
- the uvrB gene encoding excinuclease ABC subunit UvrB — protein MDRFQLVSDYKLSGDQPEAVDALVRGVESGMKEQTLLGVTGSGKTFTMANVIERLNRPTLVLAHNKILAAQLCSEFKEFFPNNAVEYFVSYYDYYQPEAYVPSTDVYIEKDSSINDEIDKLRHSATTAITERRDVIIVASVSCIYSLGDPSEYKSMVVSIRRGAEKSRDELIAQLVKIQYERNDINFVRNKFRVRGDVVEIFPADSTDKALRVEFFGDEIDRISEVNVLTGEVLSHLEHAAVFPASHYIVGREKMLDAIDEIKEELAERVKYFEDRGMLIEAQRIQQRTNYDMEMLEEIGFCSGIENYSRVLARRSPGAVPFTLFDFMPDDFLLMVDESHVSLPQVRGMFAGDRARKQTLVDYGFRLPSAMDNRPLRFDEFYERINQAIFVSATPGDIEKEKSAQIVEQVIRPTGLLDPLISVRPSDGQIEDLLSEINKRIDKKQRVLVTTLTKKMAEDLTAYLKGFDVKVRYMHHDIDTIERMEIIRDLRLGEFDVLVGINLLREGLDLPEVSLVAILDADKEGFLRSESSLIQTIGRAARNSEGMVIMYADSVTRSMEKAIRETERRRAIQEKYNEEHGIVPKTIVKDIRDVIEISTKEEAEYSARQAVKLSKAEQQKLIDKLTREMKEAAKLLEFEHAAFLRDRIAELKGEKK, from the coding sequence ATGGATAGATTTCAGCTGGTATCGGATTATAAGCTCTCGGGTGACCAGCCCGAAGCTGTGGACGCTCTTGTAAGGGGCGTAGAATCGGGCATGAAAGAACAGACGCTTCTGGGCGTTACGGGTTCAGGCAAGACCTTTACCATGGCTAATGTGATAGAAAGGCTGAACCGTCCCACACTGGTGCTTGCACATAACAAGATACTAGCGGCACAGCTGTGTTCGGAGTTCAAGGAATTCTTTCCCAACAACGCGGTGGAGTACTTTGTCAGCTACTATGACTACTATCAGCCTGAAGCTTATGTGCCGAGTACAGATGTGTACATTGAAAAGGACAGCTCGATAAATGACGAGATAGACAAACTGCGTCATTCCGCCACCACAGCCATAACCGAAAGACGCGATGTCATCATAGTTGCCAGCGTTTCCTGCATATATTCACTGGGCGACCCCTCGGAGTATAAGTCCATGGTGGTAAGCATACGCAGGGGTGCTGAAAAATCCCGTGATGAGCTTATCGCCCAGCTTGTGAAGATACAGTATGAACGCAACGATATAAATTTTGTCAGAAACAAGTTCCGTGTAAGGGGTGACGTAGTGGAGATATTTCCCGCAGACTCCACCGACAAAGCGCTGAGGGTGGAATTTTTCGGTGATGAGATAGACCGTATCAGCGAAGTGAACGTGTTGACAGGCGAGGTGCTTTCTCACCTTGAACACGCTGCTGTTTTCCCTGCGTCGCATTATATCGTCGGACGTGAGAAGATGCTGGACGCGATAGATGAGATAAAGGAAGAACTTGCAGAGCGTGTAAAATACTTCGAGGACAGAGGTATGCTGATAGAAGCACAGCGCATACAGCAGAGGACCAACTACGATATGGAGATGCTGGAAGAAATAGGCTTTTGCAGCGGTATCGAGAACTATTCGAGAGTGCTTGCAAGGCGCTCGCCGGGGGCTGTGCCTTTTACTCTCTTTGACTTCATGCCCGATGATTTCCTGCTGATGGTGGATGAATCCCATGTATCACTTCCACAGGTAAGGGGTATGTTCGCAGGAGACAGGGCGCGTAAGCAGACTCTTGTTGATTACGGTTTCCGTCTGCCCTCTGCCATGGATAACCGTCCTTTGCGTTTCGATGAGTTCTACGAGCGTATAAATCAGGCGATATTCGTATCTGCTACTCCGGGAGATATCGAAAAGGAAAAGAGCGCACAGATAGTCGAACAGGTAATTAGACCTACGGGACTTCTTGACCCGCTGATATCCGTAAGACCCTCCGATGGACAGATAGAAGATCTACTCAGCGAGATAAACAAGCGCATCGACAAGAAACAGCGCGTTCTTGTAACGACTCTTACGAAAAAGATGGCTGAAGACCTCACCGCTTATCTCAAGGGCTTTGATGTTAAGGTGCGCTATATGCACCACGATATAGATACAATTGAACGTATGGAGATAATACGCGATCTTCGCCTTGGTGAATTCGATGTGCTGGTGGGCATCAACCTGCTGAGAGAGGGTCTCGATCTGCCCGAGGTTTCTTTGGTGGCGATACTCGATGCTGACAAAGAAGGTTTCCTGCGTTCTGAGAGTTCGCTTATCCAGACCATAGGCAGAGCCGCAAGAAACTCCGAGGGTATGGTCATAATGTACGCCGACAGCGTGACGCGCTCTATGGAGAAGGCTATCCGCGAAACGGAAAGACGACGTGCTATACAGGAAAAATACAATGAGGAACACGGCATAGTTCCCAAGACCATAGTCAAGGATATAAGAGATGTCATAGAGATATCCACCAAGGAAGAAGCGGAGTATTCTGCAAGACAGGCTGTGAAGCTTTCAAAGGCAGAACAGCAGAAGCTTATAGACAAGCTGACCCGCGAGATGAAAGAAGCTGCGAAGCTTCTTGAATTTGAGCACGCAGCATTCCTGCGTGACAGGATAGCTGAGCTTAAGGGGGAGAAGAAGTGA
- a CDS encoding HU family DNA-binding protein, with translation MKKAELLAAIAEKNGSTKKNAEAALDAVISTITEALEKGEKVAIPGFGTFEVRDRAAKKSINPATKQPIDVPAKKVPAFKAAKALKDAVDKK, from the coding sequence ATGAAAAAGGCTGAACTGCTTGCTGCAATCGCTGAAAAGAACGGCAGCACCAAGAAGAACGCTGAGGCAGCTCTTGACGCTGTTATAAGCACTATCACAGAGGCTCTGGAGAAGGGCGAAAAGGTAGCGATCCCCGGTTTTGGAACATTTGAGGTTAGAGACCGCGCTGCTAAGAAGTCTATCAACCCTGCAACCAAGCAGCCCATCGATGTACCCGCTAAGAAGGTACCTGCATTCAAGGCTGCAAAGGCTCTGAAGGACGCTGTTGACAAGAAGTAA
- a CDS encoding DUF6465 family protein, with translation MANTKKVAAEVKEVAKETAAKTKAAAKETAAKAKKTATKAAAKTKAAVEKATEKDVVFVEFADKQLDIAVLVEAAKADYKAKGHRAPKAVKLYIKPEEGVAYYTVNDKGDADQKIDL, from the coding sequence ATGGCAAACACTAAAAAGGTTGCCGCTGAGGTCAAGGAGGTCGCTAAGGAGACTGCTGCCAAGACCAAGGCTGCCGCAAAAGAAACTGCCGCAAAGGCAAAAAAGACTGCAACTAAAGCTGCTGCGAAGACCAAGGCTGCTGTTGAGAAAGCTACTGAGAAAGACGTTGTTTTCGTGGAATTCGCTGATAAGCAGCTGGATATAGCTGTACTTGTTGAGGCTGCAAAGGCTGACTACAAGGCTAAGGGTCACAGAGCTCCCAAGGCTGTAAAGCTTTATATCAAGCCTGAGGAGGGCGTTGCTTACTATACTGTAAATGACAAGGGCGACGCTGATCAGAAGATCGATCTGTAA